A stretch of the Aegilops tauschii subsp. strangulata cultivar AL8/78 chromosome 4, Aet v6.0, whole genome shotgun sequence genome encodes the following:
- the LOC120961831 gene encoding SEC14 cytosolic factor-like: MDLPETPGCLTGQEKFAAVVGLKGWGYANCDIKASVAGLDIIKNYYPEQLRQVFLVHVPFVFLAAWKLGCTFVDNNTKKFVFIDDRDLNGTLRDVVDESQLPDVYGGKFKLQGYNHSSPPSSTCN; encoded by the coding sequence atgGATCTTCCTGAAACGCCAGGTTGCCTAACGGGGCAAGAGAAGTTTGCGGCGGTGGTGGGCTTGAAGGGGTGGGGTTACGCGAACTGTGACATCAAGGCAAGCGTGGCGGGGCTAGACATCATAAAGAACTACTACCCGGAGCAGTTGAGGCAGGTGTTCCTGGTCCACGTACCCTTCGTGTTCCTGGCGGCGTGGAAGCTTGGGTGCACATTCGTCGATAACAACACGAAGAAGTTTGTGTTCATCGATGATAGGGACCTCAATGGCACACTCCGAGACGTTGTCGACGAGTCCCAGCTCCCCGATGTGTACGGAGGGAAGTTCAAGCTGCAAGGCTACAACCATTCTTCACCACCTTCGTCTACATGCAACTGA
- the LOC109737866 gene encoding noroxomaritidine synthase produces the protein MAMELLVSYPEVLLAIVSYLCLSLLRLILRCQKSGIPVKWPVVGMLPFLVRNRHHIHDKFAHALHEAGCNLMFTGPWFLDMDFFLSCDPATVNHCLSAKFNNYPKGGEFAEMLDFLGNGIIVSDSESWEYQRHMAMHILGSRAYRTFSMSTITTKAGATLLPYLEGMARRGSEVELEGVFMRFLLDVTYTSAFATDLDGLSMSLPIPAFGQATKTAEEAVMFRHTVPRSLWKLLRALKVGSEKKMAGARAVIDRHIYEEIAKRKAHLLQGQGEEGDVLSMCIKWPMDPSMSEQHKTQFLRDTVLGFIFAAKDLTAVTLTWFFYMMCNHPHVEARIIEEITALLQLQSTTMPAGSLSVLDGDMLRQAVYLQAAFLETLRLFPASPFEEVEAVNDDVLPNGTRLSKGTRIVFSLYAMGRLEGIWGKDCAEFRPERWLSKSSRLRHQPGYKFPAFNAGPRSCVGKDLALGSMKMIAASIIYNFKVQLVEGHAVMPGSSIVLHTRNGIMVNLKRREAAAA, from the exons ATGGCCATGGAGTTGCTCGTGTCCTACCCTGAGGTCTTGCTAGCCATCGTCTCCTACCTGTGCCTATCCCTCTTGCGCCTCATCTTGCGCTGCCAAAAGAGCGGCATCCCAGTGAAGTGGCCTGTGGTTGGGATGCTCCCCTTCCTGGTGAGGAATAGGCACCACATCCATGACAAATTCGCACATGCCCTCCACGAGGCCGGGTGCAACTTGATGTTCACCGGCCCGTGGTTCCTCGACATGGATTTCTTCCTCAGCTGCGACCCAGCCACGGTCAACCACTGCTTGAGCGCCAAGTTCAACAACTACCCGAAAGGCGGTGAGTTCGCCGAGATGCTCGACTTCCTCGGCAATGGGATCATCGTGTCCGACTCCGAGTCATGGGAGTACCAGCGGCATATGGCGATGCACATCCTTGGCTCCCGTGCCTATAGGACCTTCTCCATGTCGACCATCACCACCAAGGCCGGCGCAACCTTGCTGCCCTACCTGGAGGGCATGGCTAGGCGCGGGTCGGAGGTCGAGCTGGAGGGCGTCTTCATGAGGTTCCTGCTTGACGTCACCTACACCAGCGCTTTCGCGACTGACCTTGACGGTTTGTCCATGTCCCTCCCCATCCCTGCGTTCGGCCAAGCCACCAAGACGGCGGAGGAGGCGGTGATGTTCAGGCACACGGTGCCACGGAGCTTGTGGAAGCTCCTGAGGGCGCTCAAAGTCGGGAGCGAGAAGAAGATGGCCGGTGCAAGGGCGGTGATTGACCGGCACATCTACGAGGAGATCGCCAAACGGAAGGCACATCTCCTGCAGGGGCAGGGAGAAGAGGGAGACGTGCTGTCCATGTGCATCAAGTGGCCCATGGATCCCAGCATGAGCGAGCAGCACAAGACCCAGTTCCTGCGTGACACGGTGCTGGGCTTCATCTTCGCCGCCAAGGACCTCACTGCTGTCACACTCACCTGGTTCTTCTACATGATGTGCAACCACCCGCATGTCGAGGCGAGGATCATCGAGGAGATCACGGCCCTGCTGCAGCTGCAGAGCACGACGATGCCCGCTGGAAGCCTGTCCGTCTTGGACGGTGACATGCTCCGGCAGGCTGTTTACCTCCAAGCTGCATTCCTTGAGACACTCAG GCTCTTCCCGGCGTCCCCATTCGAGGAGGTGGAGGCCGTCAACGACGACGTCCTTCCAAATGGTACCAGGTTAAGCAAGGGCACAAGGATCGTCTTCTCGCTCTATGCCATGGGGAGGCTTGAAGGGATATGGGGCAAGGACTGTGCGGAATTCAGGCCGGAGCGGTGGTTATCCAAGAGCAGCCGCCTCCGGCACCAGCCAGGATATAAGTTCCCGGCCTTCAACGCCGGGCCCAGAAGCTGCGTGGGGAAGGACCTTGCCCTAGGCAGCATGAAGATGATAGCTGCTTCTATCATATACAACTTCAAGGTCCAGCTGGTGGAAGGTCATGCTGTCATGCCTGGAAGCTCCATCGTTCTGCACACACGGAACGGGATCATGGTCAACCTCAAGAGAAGGGAGGCAGCAGCTGCTTGA